The uncultured Cohaesibacter sp. genomic sequence GAAATATAGCCATTGTTCATGTGATCGAGCAGACGGCCCGGGGTGGCAACGATGATATGGCTGCCGCTGGCCAGCTTGCGGATCTGCGGACCCGGCTTGACGCCGCCAACTACGATGGTGACGGATACGCGCATATGCTTGCTGTATTTGCGGATGTTGTCTGCAATCTGGGCAACAAGCTCGCGTGTCGGCGCAAGAATGAGAGCTTCGGTCGCTTTCGGGTTCGGACGCCTGTCGTTGCGCGCCATCCGGTCGAGAATGGGAAGCACGAATGAGGCGGTTTTGCCTGTGCCGGTCTGGGCAATGCCCAGAATGTCTTTGCCAGCCATGGCAACGGGAATGCCCTGACTCTGAATTGGGGTAGGGGTGGTGTAACCTTCGACTTCGAGGGCGCGAAGAAGAGGCTCGGCGAGGCCGAGTTCATTAAAGTTTGTCAAATAGATATGTCCATATGCCATTGCTTGTTCGCGCATAAATGCAGCGAGCAATGACGTTCGTCTCGTAAAAGGGGGAAGCTTGCGCAGAAAAGCTGCCTATGGGGTCTGAACTTCTAGGAGTTCGTCCCGGCAACAATCATCACGATTGTTAACAAGAAACCTTGCTCCGCTGATATTGCGACTATCGTCCACGCGCAGGCAAGAATTGGCTATGTACAGCAAAAAGAATAAAGGTTCAAGCGATTTCGTATCTTGGCTGGTTTTCGCCTTTTGCGTTTCGATCATGAATGGCGCTTTGTGCATGAGTGAAAGCCGGACGGGGGGGCTTCTGGCTTTCTACTTATGTGTATGACTTGTTATAAATGCCTACGGATTTAGTGGTGATTGACTTGCCGGTTATGCACCGGAAAATGGCTTCAGCTGGGGCGGCTGTTCTATGATATATCTTGAGAATTCATATGGTTAGATATCGAAAGCGATTGCAGCCTTCCTTTTGCGGTTTCCTTGCGTTGACGCCGCAACGCTTTTTTTACATATTACGCCGCGAGACAAAGGTTCCGACGATCCATTCGGATGAAAAGAGAACACGGTGAGGCAAAATTGTCGAGACCGTGGCTGCCCCCGCAACTGTGAGCGGTAAGCTGATATTTGAAGATCCACTGACAGGCTTTGCCCGTTGGGAAGGGAAATATTCAGCGAAGACCCGCATAGCCAGGAGACCTGCCGTTGTCTGTCACCCGACCTTTGATACGGGGTGTGTCTGGGTGCGGCCTTTTCCGTTGAGGTGACATCACAAAAACAAAATCTGCTTGCTTGATCCTTCGTGGGTGGCCCTTGCCTATGCTGACATGAAGGATTGATCGACAGAGGAATTATAACATGCCCAAGGCGCCAATACAGGCGTGTGGGTAGTGTTGGGAGTTTATCAATGTCAGGAAAAGCGGGTATTACCAGCTTGATTGCCTTGGGGTTGCTTGCGAGCACAAGCGCCTATGCGGAAGAGTTCAATCTTGATGAAGTCGTTGTGTCTGCGGGGCTCGTCCCGGTGGATGAGGAAAAAGTCGGTAGGGCCTATACGGTTGTTACCGGAAAACAGCTTGAGCAGAGCCAGACGAAATATGTGGCCGATGCTTTGAGGAGCGTTCCGGGGGTGACTGTCAACCGCACCGGCTCTTATGGCGGGTTGACGAATATTCGCATCCGCGGATCGGAAACGAACCATGTGCTGGTTCTGATCGACGATATCGAAGCAACCGAGAATGCCAATGGGGCATTCGACTTTGGCGGTTTGCAGGTTTCCGATATCGATCGCATCGAGGTTCTGCGTGGACCGCAGAGTGCCCTTTACGGGTCTGATGCGATTGCGGGTGTGGTTCACATCATCACCAAGTCTGGCACGCGGGACGGGAATCACGCTTCTATCAAAACGGAAACTGGCACCGATGGTACGGCTCTTTTTGACCTTGGGCTTTCTGGCGGTCAGGAGCGTTTTGACTATGCCTTTTCCGGCGCATTCAGAAGAACGGATGGGTTCAACGTCTCCGATGATGGTTCCGAAGATGATGGGGATCGCAACCTTACCCTCAATGGACGCTTGAAGGTCGATCTGACGGATAATCTGGGCTTTAGCGGATCCATGCGTTATACGGATCGTAACTCGGACGTAGACGGTACGAATACTGCAACGGGCAAGGCGACCGATGCGGCAGGTCTTTATAGCAAGTCACGAGAATTCTACACCGGTGGTGGTCTGACCCTGTCGACGATGGATGGTCAGTTCGTGCAGAAGGTCAAGGCCGAATATACCAACGTGGAAAGCAAGCAGAATTCCGGTGGTTTGTATATTGCGAAAACCGAGCGGACCCATCTTGGCTATCAGGGCACCTATTTCTTCGACACTCCGGGCTTTGCCGGTGGGAAACACAGCATTACCGGAGCCTCCGAATGGGAATATGAGAGCTTTGAAGATGGCTGGTTGAACAATGGTACACAGGACCGCAATCTATACGGATTTATAGGCGAATATCAGGGGCAATATTGGGACAAACTGTTTCTGAACGGCTCTGTTCGCTATGATGTGAACGACGATTTCGAAGACGCCTTCACCTATAGCGCCAGTGCTGCCTATTTGATCGATCAGACCAACACACGCTTGCATGCATCAGTTGGCAAGGGCATCAAGAATCCGAGCTTCTATGATCAATTCGGCAGCTATTCCACCTTTGTTGGCAATCCTAATCTGAAACCAGAGAGCAGCATCGGCTGGGATTTCGGCGTCAAGCAATCGATGTTTGATGATCGCTTCGCGGTGGATGTGACCTATTTCAACCAGACCTTGACAGATGCGATTGTCAGTTGTGGTGCTGGGGCTGTTACGAGCTTGTGTAACTCAAGCGACGAGACCGAAAAGCAGGGCATTGAGGTCGCTGCAGATTTCGCGGTCACCAATAGCCTGCATGTCAAAGCATCCTACACCTATCTTGATGTTGAATCGGGCGCCACTATTATTCGCGCGCCTGAGCATCAAGGATCTGTTCAGGTCACCAAGTCCTTCCTTGATGGTAAAGCGCATTTGTTTGCAGACGCCGTTTTCAATGGAGAGATGTCTGATAATGTTTGGACCGTCAATCCTTCGGGTTGGTATGTTTCTTCGCCCGTAACGCTTGCTGACTATGCTGTTGTCAATGTTGGAGCGGATTACCAGATCAACGACCATGCCCAGATCTATGGTCGCGTCGAGAACCTGCTTGATGCTGACTATCAAGAAGTCTATGGCTACAACACCGCAGGCATCACCGGCTATGTTGGTTTGAAGGCTGACTTTTGATCTTGCTTTAACTGAACAAAGGGGCGCGCAACATGGCGTGACCCTTTTCCCATTTGAGGGATAGAGACTATATGGTTCGGACACTGCTCATTTTTGCGCTGATTGTATTTGGCGGATTGGTGCCCGGACCTGGCCTTGCGCGTCCCAATCGGGTGGTTTCCATCAATCTTTGCACCGATCAACTTGCCATGATGGTGGCCGATCCGCAGCAATTGATCTCGGTGTCGAAACTGGCTTTTGATCCCAATACATCCGTCATGGTCAAACAAGCCAAGCGATATAAGATAAACCATGCCCGGGCTGAGGAAATTATCCGGTTGCAGCCGGATCTGGTTTTGGCGGGCATCTATACGTCCAAAAACACAATCAATCTTCTGCAGAGTTTGGGTGTGCGCGTGGAGCAATTTGCGCCCGATAGCGGCTTTGAGGCCATCCGAAAGAATATTACACGGATCGGTGCGCTGCTGGGGCAAGAGACACGCGCAAACCGGATGCTGAAGGATTTCGACAACAAGCTTGCAGCCCTCAGGAAAAACGCGCCCAAAGAGCATAAGGTGCTCGCTTCCTATGAGCCGAGTAGCTACACCGGCGGCGCTGGCACTCTGGCCAATGAAATGATCAAGGCTGCAGGCTTGCGTCATATGGGGGAAGAGCTTGGGTTTCGTGGAAGTTCGGTGAAACTGTCGCTTGAGGCGCTCATTCGCGAAAATCCGGATTATGTCATGACCTGGTCTCAATGGACCGGCGGCCCGGCGCGCGCGACCCAGATTTTGCATCATCCTGCGCTTGATGAATGGTTCGGCCCCGATCGGCGCGTTACCGTTGATACCCGCTACTGGATTTGTGGCGGGCCCTTTACCGTGGATGCCGTGGCTGATTTGCAAAAGCAGATAGTGCAACGAGAACGAGGAAATTAGCCGATGGGGCGCCCTTCATTTCCAATATTAACCACACTGTTGTTGTGCCTTGTTGTGGTTCTTTTCCTCTTTTCATTGGCGGTCGGTCAGGTTTGGATCAATCCTTTGAAAGGTCTTTTCGGAGCGCGTGATGATATTGCACGGGTTGACCATATCATCCTGCTTCAGATCCGCTTGCCTCGCGCACTTCTCGGATTGGCTATTGGTGGTATCCTGGGGCTTTCTGGTGCCGTTTTGCAGGGGCTGCTGCGCAACCCGCTGGCCGAGCCCGGCGTTATGGGCATGTCTGCCTCCGCTTCGCTCGGGGCTGTCATTGCAATCTATACGGGGCTGACAACGACCTTTGCCTATGCGCTGCCGATTGCGGCCTTGTTGGGCGCATTGTTCGGGGTGCTGTTGCTCTTGTTGCTGGCAGGCAGAAGCGCCGATGTGCTTACGCTCATCCTGTCGGGCGTTGCCATCACCTCACTCGCCAGCGCGCTCACATCGCTGGCTCTGAACCTATCTTCCAATCCTTTTGCATCTCTGGAAATCGTCTTCTGGATGCTGGGGTCCCTGACGGATCGCAGTATGGTTCACGTCTGGTTGTCGGTTCCGTTGATCATTGTGGGCAGCATCATGCTGTTCTCAACGGCGCGTGCGCTGGATGCTCTCAGCCTCGGGCCTGATGTTGCGCGGTCATTGGGCGTTGATATGCGCCGAACCCGCACTTTGGCCATTTTGGGCACGGCGGTCGGGGTTGGCGCGGCCACTGCGGTCAGTGGAACCATCGGATTCGTTGGTCTGATTGTGCCGCATCTCTTGCGCCCTCTTGTCGGGTTCCGCCCGAGCCGGTTGTTGCCGGTGAGCGCCCTTGGCGGGGCTGCCTTTCTGCTGGCGTCGGATTTGTTCATTCGTCTGGTTATGCCTGACAAGGATCTCAAGCTTGGTGTTGTAACGGCTATTATCGGCGCGCCATTCTTCCTGTGGCTCTTGCGCAAGATTAGAAGGAGGGCCGTTTAATGTCTATCGAATGTACTGGCGTTGGTATCAAGCTGGGCAAATGCCAAGCCGTCAAACATGTGACCTTTTCCTCCCAAAAGCCCGAGCTCATTGGCCTTATTGGGCCCAATGGGGCAGGCAAGTCGTCGTTGATGCGGGCTCTGGTGGGGCTCATCAATTTCTCCGGGCAAATTCTCATTGATGAGGTACCCAGCTATGACATGAGCGCGATGGAACTGGCGCGGCGGGTTGCCTTTCTGCCTCAGGAGCGCGTTGTGCATTGGTCTTTGGCTGTGCGGGATGTCGTGATGCTGGGGCGCATGCCCCATCAATCGGGATTTGGTCGTGCATCACCCGCCGATGAAGAGGCGGTGGACCGAGCCCTTGATCTTATGAGCCTTAAAGGCCTGCAAGAGCGCACATTTGACGAGCTGTCCGGCGGCGAGCAGGCGCGGGTTCTGATTGCGCGTCTGGTCGCGCAGGAGGCGAATGCGATTATTGCCGATGAACCTGTAAACGGGTTGGACCCAGCCCATCAGATCGGCCTGATGCGTCTTCTGAAGCAATTGGTGGGGCAGGGCAAGACGGTTCTGGTCTCATTGCATGATCTTTCGCTTGC encodes the following:
- a CDS encoding ABC transporter substrate-binding protein, which translates into the protein MVRTLLIFALIVFGGLVPGPGLARPNRVVSINLCTDQLAMMVADPQQLISVSKLAFDPNTSVMVKQAKRYKINHARAEEIIRLQPDLVLAGIYTSKNTINLLQSLGVRVEQFAPDSGFEAIRKNITRIGALLGQETRANRMLKDFDNKLAALRKNAPKEHKVLASYEPSSYTGGAGTLANEMIKAAGLRHMGEELGFRGSSVKLSLEALIRENPDYVMTWSQWTGGPARATQILHHPALDEWFGPDRRVTVDTRYWICGGPFTVDAVADLQKQIVQRERGN
- a CDS encoding TonB-dependent receptor yields the protein MSGKAGITSLIALGLLASTSAYAEEFNLDEVVVSAGLVPVDEEKVGRAYTVVTGKQLEQSQTKYVADALRSVPGVTVNRTGSYGGLTNIRIRGSETNHVLVLIDDIEATENANGAFDFGGLQVSDIDRIEVLRGPQSALYGSDAIAGVVHIITKSGTRDGNHASIKTETGTDGTALFDLGLSGGQERFDYAFSGAFRRTDGFNVSDDGSEDDGDRNLTLNGRLKVDLTDNLGFSGSMRYTDRNSDVDGTNTATGKATDAAGLYSKSREFYTGGGLTLSTMDGQFVQKVKAEYTNVESKQNSGGLYIAKTERTHLGYQGTYFFDTPGFAGGKHSITGASEWEYESFEDGWLNNGTQDRNLYGFIGEYQGQYWDKLFLNGSVRYDVNDDFEDAFTYSASAAYLIDQTNTRLHASVGKGIKNPSFYDQFGSYSTFVGNPNLKPESSIGWDFGVKQSMFDDRFAVDVTYFNQTLTDAIVSCGAGAVTSLCNSSDETEKQGIEVAADFAVTNSLHVKASYTYLDVESGATIIRAPEHQGSVQVTKSFLDGKAHLFADAVFNGEMSDNVWTVNPSGWYVSSPVTLADYAVVNVGADYQINDHAQIYGRVENLLDADYQEVYGYNTAGITGYVGLKADF
- a CDS encoding ABC transporter ATP-binding protein → MSIECTGVGIKLGKCQAVKHVTFSSQKPELIGLIGPNGAGKSSLMRALVGLINFSGQILIDEVPSYDMSAMELARRVAFLPQERVVHWSLAVRDVVMLGRMPHQSGFGRASPADEEAVDRALDLMSLKGLQERTFDELSGGEQARVLIARLVAQEANAIIADEPVNGLDPAHQIGLMRLLKQLVGQGKTVLVSLHDLSLASQWCERILILNDGVLLDDGTPKNVMTARRMQEVYGVRIQTVEVGKQSFIIPIELVGHAIPALGDSEGEEANGI
- a CDS encoding iron ABC transporter permease, with translation MGRPSFPILTTLLLCLVVVLFLFSLAVGQVWINPLKGLFGARDDIARVDHIILLQIRLPRALLGLAIGGILGLSGAVLQGLLRNPLAEPGVMGMSASASLGAVIAIYTGLTTTFAYALPIAALLGALFGVLLLLLLAGRSADVLTLILSGVAITSLASALTSLALNLSSNPFASLEIVFWMLGSLTDRSMVHVWLSVPLIIVGSIMLFSTARALDALSLGPDVARSLGVDMRRTRTLAILGTAVGVGAATAVSGTIGFVGLIVPHLLRPLVGFRPSRLLPVSALGGAAFLLASDLFIRLVMPDKDLKLGVVTAIIGAPFFLWLLRKIRRRAV